Proteins co-encoded in one Bacillus infantis NRRL B-14911 genomic window:
- the rfbA gene encoding glucose-1-phosphate thymidylyltransferase RfbA: protein MKGIILAGGHGTRLYPLTKAVSKQLLPVYDKPLIYYPLSVLMLAGIKEILIISTKEDIPRFQSLLGDGSKLGISLSYIIQAEPEGIAQAFVIGESFIGKDSVSLILGDNIFYGHNFTRILEQAVSSNKGATIFGYQVKDPERFGVVEFDKDQNVVSLEEKPLKPKSQYAITGLYFYDNQVVDFAKSIEKSARGEYEITSVNELYLKQGTLRAELLGRGFSWLDTGTYKSLMEASSFIETIQSRQNIRISCIEEIAYRKGFITADQLLDLAKPLKKNDYGQYLERLIKSDSTQERS from the coding sequence ATGAAAGGCATCATACTTGCCGGCGGCCATGGCACACGCCTCTATCCGCTGACAAAAGCAGTTTCCAAACAGCTCCTTCCTGTATATGACAAACCATTAATCTATTACCCCCTTTCCGTTCTGATGCTGGCAGGAATAAAAGAAATTCTTATTATTTCGACTAAGGAGGATATCCCGCGCTTTCAAAGCCTCCTTGGAGATGGTTCAAAGCTTGGCATCAGCCTGAGCTACATCATCCAGGCGGAACCTGAAGGAATCGCTCAGGCATTTGTCATCGGCGAAAGTTTCATCGGAAAAGATTCTGTTTCTTTGATTCTCGGAGACAATATTTTTTACGGCCATAATTTTACCAGAATCCTTGAACAGGCTGTGAGCAGTAACAAAGGAGCGACGATATTCGGGTACCAGGTAAAAGACCCCGAGCGTTTTGGCGTGGTAGAGTTCGACAAAGACCAGAATGTCGTGTCACTTGAGGAGAAGCCGCTGAAGCCGAAATCACAGTATGCCATAACCGGACTGTATTTCTATGACAACCAGGTGGTCGACTTTGCAAAAAGCATTGAAAAGTCAGCCAGGGGGGAATACGAAATCACCTCGGTTAATGAGCTATATCTAAAGCAGGGTACCCTCAGGGCTGAGCTGCTTGGCCGGGGTTTCAGCTGGCTGGACACCGGCACCTATAAATCACTGATGGAGGCCTCTTCTTTTATCGAAACGATCCAGAGCAGACAGAATATCCGTATATCATGCATTGAAGAAATCGCCTACAGAAAAGGATTTATCACCGCAGATCAGCTGCTTGATCTTGCTAAGCCTTTAAAGAAGAACGACTACGGCCAATATCTTGAAAGGCTCATTAAATCTGATTCTACTCAGGAAAGGAGTTAG
- a CDS encoding acetyltransferase, which yields MKKLILWGSGGHAREVLHMCGQLGIEVAGFLDERPEMKGRFVDDIEVLGTLSDIYHLRDQAEIFCASVGDPSLKKRFSEMTRSAGFQFAPPLIHPVVNISNRNTIGIGSVICEGTIMTTNIRIGDHVIINRGTNISHDNIIEDYATISPGGNIAGNVTVKEGAYIGIGSSIREKVIIGAWSMIGGGAFVKDDVPEKSLYAGVPAVFKKRLEE from the coding sequence ATGAAAAAGTTAATTCTTTGGGGATCTGGCGGCCATGCCCGGGAGGTGCTCCATATGTGCGGGCAGTTAGGCATTGAGGTGGCGGGATTCCTGGACGAAAGACCGGAAATGAAAGGCCGGTTCGTTGATGATATTGAGGTGCTCGGAACCTTAAGCGATATTTACCATTTAAGAGACCAGGCCGAAATCTTTTGCGCAAGCGTTGGAGATCCTTCTCTGAAGAAAAGATTTTCAGAAATGACCCGAAGCGCCGGCTTCCAGTTTGCTCCGCCGCTCATACATCCTGTTGTCAATATTTCAAATAGAAATACAATCGGCATAGGTTCGGTGATTTGTGAAGGAACCATCATGACCACCAATATAAGGATCGGCGATCATGTCATCATCAACCGCGGAACGAACATCAGCCACGATAATATTATTGAAGATTATGCAACCATCAGCCCGGGAGGAAATATTGCCGGCAATGTCACGGTTAAGGAAGGCGCATATATCGGCATTGGTTCCTCTATCAGAGAAAAAGTGATCATCGGTGCATGGTCAATGATCGGCGGCGGTGCCTTCGTAAAGGATGATGTACCGGAAAAGTCTTTATATGCAGGCGTGCCTGCAGTCTTTAAAAAGAGGCTGGAAGAATAG
- a CDS encoding DegT/DnrJ/EryC1/StrS family aminotransferase, with amino-acid sequence MKNIPFLQPNLVKQESFSHYLSQIEKTRKYSNYGPLNTMFEDRVLAEYFEGNGGALTVNNATIGLMLAISGTRRKEGRYAIMPSFTFSATPLAAMWCGLETYFIDVDKDSWCMDESLLEEALDLLGDETAVVVPYATFGTNLDLDYYVKLHRSGIPVVIDAAPCFGSMGKEGAFSKGFPGVSVFSFHATKSFGIGEGGLLYSGDAATIQELRKAGNFGFSADRESVQMGLNSKLSEYAAAIALATFDAYPEKVRERQQIYEWYKEAFLTLPSLKNWKLQRTEGSIAHQFMPALCPENENSGSYVKLLSADGIEARTYFSPACHKQKLFSACKKSEMPVTDSLSDRILSLPLWEGMVKEDVERVAASLSKGSMG; translated from the coding sequence ATGAAAAACATTCCGTTTTTACAGCCGAATCTTGTTAAACAGGAATCCTTTTCACATTATTTAAGCCAAATTGAAAAAACGAGAAAGTACAGCAACTACGGTCCTTTAAATACCATGTTCGAGGACAGGGTTCTTGCTGAGTATTTTGAAGGAAATGGCGGAGCGCTTACAGTGAACAACGCTACAATCGGGCTGATGCTGGCAATAAGCGGAACCAGACGCAAAGAGGGCAGGTATGCCATCATGCCGAGCTTTACTTTTTCAGCAACACCCCTGGCAGCGATGTGGTGCGGACTGGAGACATATTTCATTGATGTCGATAAAGACAGCTGGTGCATGGATGAGTCCCTCCTTGAGGAAGCGCTGGATCTCCTTGGAGATGAAACAGCGGTCGTTGTACCGTATGCAACCTTTGGCACAAACTTAGATTTAGATTACTATGTTAAGCTTCACCGCTCAGGAATTCCTGTAGTGATTGATGCGGCACCCTGCTTTGGTTCCATGGGCAAGGAAGGTGCTTTTTCAAAAGGCTTTCCCGGTGTAAGTGTGTTCAGCTTCCATGCCACCAAATCATTTGGGATCGGTGAAGGCGGCCTCCTGTACAGCGGGGACGCGGCGACGATACAGGAACTCAGGAAAGCAGGCAATTTCGGCTTTTCTGCTGACAGGGAGTCCGTCCAAATGGGATTGAACAGCAAGCTGTCAGAATATGCAGCCGCTATAGCTCTCGCAACATTTGATGCCTATCCGGAAAAAGTGCGGGAACGGCAGCAGATTTACGAGTGGTATAAAGAAGCTTTTCTGACACTCCCGTCCCTGAAAAACTGGAAGCTGCAGCGAACTGAAGGCTCGATTGCCCATCAGTTTATGCCGGCCCTATGTCCTGAAAATGAAAACAGCGGGTCGTATGTCAAGCTGCTTTCAGCAGATGGCATTGAAGCACGCACTTACTTTTCGCCAGCCTGCCACAAGCAGAAGCTGTTCTCTGCCTGCAAAAAGTCTGAAATGCCAGTCACCGATAGCCTTTCTGACAGAATTCTCAGCCTGCCGCTCTGGGAAGGTATGGTAAAAGAAGATGTGGAGCGAGTTGCTGCATCTCTTTCAAAGGGAAGCATGGGATGA